The following proteins come from a genomic window of Triticum aestivum cultivar Chinese Spring chromosome 6A, IWGSC CS RefSeq v2.1, whole genome shotgun sequence:
- the LOC123132389 gene encoding early nodulin-like protein 1, which produces MSSRRSCGLVLACAALMAAVAGAAQYNVGGDNGWGVPGAGAESYNTWAEKTTFQVGDQLVFVYPKDKDSVLLVAPADYNACNTNTYDKQFTDGNTVFDLDRAGAFFFISGVDANCRANEKLIVMVAAAAKGAPTPSQGSPAATATTPPSSPSGGAPPNSPAAPNAPAGNSTPAKDAPPGAASGAGLTVAGLAGSFAALFGYAMLAF; this is translated from the exons ATGTCGAGCCGTAGATCTTGTGGCCTGGTGCTCGCCTGCGCCGCCCTcatggcggcggtggccggcgcggCGCAGTACAACGTCGGCGGCGACAACGGCTGGGGCGTGCCCGGCGCCGGCGCCGAGTCCTACAACACCTGGGCCGAGAAGACCACCTTCCAGGTCGGCGACCAGCTCG TGTTCGTGTACCCCAAGGACAAGGACTCGGTGCTGCTGGTGGCGCCGGCCGACTACAACGCTTGCAACACCAACACGTACGACAAGCAGTTCACCGACGGCAACACCGTCTTCGACCTCGACCGCGCCggcgccttcttcttcatcagcggCGTCGACGCCAACTGCCGCGCCAACGAGAAGCTCATCGTcatggtcgccgccgccgccaagggcGCTCCCACGCCCAGCCAGGGGTCACCCGCAGCAACAGCAACGACCCCGCCGTCTTCTCCCTCAGGTGGCGCCCCGCCAAACTCCCCAGCAGCCCCAAATGCTCCGGCGGGTAACTCAACGCCGGCCAAGGACGCGCCTCCTGGAGCCGCCAGCGGCGCCGGCCTCACGGTGGCAGGCCTCGCCGGCTCGTTCGCGGCATTGTTTGGATACGCCATGCTTGCTTTCTAG
- the LOC123132390 gene encoding 40S ribosomal protein S14-3 isoform X1 — MSKRKTREPKEENVTLGPAVREGEHVFGVAHVFASFNDTFIHVTDLSGRETLVRITGGMKVKADRDESSPYAAMLASQDVATRCKELGITALHIKLRATGGNKTKTPGPGAQSALRALARSGMKIGRIEDVTPVPTDSTRRKGGRRGRRL; from the exons ATG TCGAAGAGGAAAACCAGGGAGCCTAAGGAGGAGAATGTTACTCTTGGACCTGCTGTCCGTGAAGGGGAGCATGTCTTCGGAGTTGCTCATGTCTTTGCATCATTCAATGACACATTCATC CACGTCACTGACTTGTCCGGGAGAGAGACCCTTGTTCGTATCACTG GTGGAATGAAGGTCAAGGCTGATCGTGACGAGTCATCACCATATGCAGCTATGCTTGCTTCTCAAGATGTGGCGACACGTTGCAAG GAGCTCGGCATCACTGCTTTGCACATTAAGCTCCGTGCCACTGgaggcaacaagaccaagactccTGGACCTGGTGCTCAATCCGCTCTCAGGGCACTCGCTCGTTCTGGCATGAAAATTGGACGCATTG AGGACGTGACCCCCGTTCCCACTGACAGCACCCGCAGAAAGGGTGGTAGGAGAGGAAGGAGGCTGTAG
- the LOC123132390 gene encoding 40S ribosomal protein S14 isoform X2, whose product MTSFGMKLVTLNLGYSSSKRKTREPKEENVTLGPAVREGEHVFGVAHVFASFNDTFIHVTDLSGRETLVRITGGMKVKADRDESSPYAAMLASQDVATRCKELGITALHIKLRATGGNKTKTPGPGAQSALRALARSGMKIGRIEDVTPVPTDSTRRKGGRRGRRL is encoded by the exons ATGACAAGTTTTGGCATGAAATTAGTTACACTCAACTTGGGATATAGTAGT TCGAAGAGGAAAACCAGGGAGCCTAAGGAGGAGAATGTTACTCTTGGACCTGCTGTCCGTGAAGGGGAGCATGTCTTCGGAGTTGCTCATGTCTTTGCATCATTCAATGACACATTCATC CACGTCACTGACTTGTCCGGGAGAGAGACCCTTGTTCGTATCACTG GTGGAATGAAGGTCAAGGCTGATCGTGACGAGTCATCACCATATGCAGCTATGCTTGCTTCTCAAGATGTGGCGACACGTTGCAAG GAGCTCGGCATCACTGCTTTGCACATTAAGCTCCGTGCCACTGgaggcaacaagaccaagactccTGGACCTGGTGCTCAATCCGCTCTCAGGGCACTCGCTCGTTCTGGCATGAAAATTGGACGCATTG AGGACGTGACCCCCGTTCCCACTGACAGCACCCGCAGAAAGGGTGGTAGGAGAGGAAGGAGGCTGTAG